In the genome of Mesotoga sp. Brook.08.105.5.1, the window AAAGCGGGGATAAATCGTCATTATTTGAGAGTCCTGGTAGACAAAGGTTTTCTCGAAAGATCGGAACGAGGCGTTTACATTATTCCTACAATCCTTGACGACGAGATGTTCAATC includes:
- a CDS encoding type IV toxin-antitoxin system AbiEi family antitoxin domain-containing protein, with the translated sequence MSYAEQILDIARKNNGIVTSRQVTKAGINRHYLRVLVDKGFLERSERGVYIIPTILDDEMFN